A genome region from Dolichospermum compactum NIES-806 includes the following:
- a CDS encoding MlaE family lipid ABC transporter permease subunit, with amino-acid sequence MAKSSLGTWSQRLLAATFLGGQVIFHLLQGKIHRRNTLEQLAIVGPDSFFIALLTAIFVGAVFTIQVAREFINFGAGNLVGGVLAVALTRELSPVLTAVVLAGRVGSAFAAEIGTMKVTEQIDALLMLKTDPIDYLVIPRLLACFIMLPVLTLLSLITGMSGGLLIATRIYNLSDTVFLDSARDFLDIWDIGNAMIKACCFGVLIAIIGCSWGLTTTGGAKGVGQSTTTAVVTALLVIFISNFFLSWVMFQGPGSGLSPGK; translated from the coding sequence ATGGCCAAATCCAGTTTAGGAACATGGAGTCAGCGCTTGCTGGCTGCGACCTTTTTAGGTGGACAAGTCATATTTCACCTCCTTCAAGGTAAAATTCACCGTCGTAACACCCTAGAACAATTGGCAATAGTCGGACCCGACTCCTTCTTCATTGCCCTCTTAACAGCCATATTCGTGGGTGCAGTATTCACAATACAGGTAGCACGGGAATTCATCAACTTCGGGGCAGGAAACCTCGTTGGGGGCGTATTAGCAGTAGCATTAACCAGAGAACTTAGCCCCGTATTGACAGCAGTAGTTTTAGCCGGACGGGTAGGTTCAGCCTTCGCAGCAGAAATCGGCACAATGAAAGTTACAGAACAAATAGATGCTCTGTTAATGTTAAAAACAGATCCCATTGATTATCTAGTCATTCCCCGACTTCTGGCTTGCTTCATCATGCTGCCTGTCCTAACTTTGCTATCCTTAATCACAGGAATGTCTGGAGGATTGCTTATAGCCACCCGCATTTACAACCTTTCCGATACAGTATTTCTAGACTCAGCCCGGGACTTTCTCGATATTTGGGATATTGGTAACGCCATGATTAAAGCCTGTTGCTTTGGTGTATTAATCGCCATTATCGGCTGTAGCTGGGGCTTAACCACCACAGGTGGCGCTAAAGGTGTAGGACAATCAACTACAACTGCTGTTGTCACAGCCCTATTAGTTATATTTATTAGCAACTTCTTTTTATCTTGGGTAATGTTCCAAGGTCCCGGTAGTGGATTATCGCCAGGAAAGTGA